In Bradyrhizobium guangdongense, the sequence GCTGTAGCCGAGCTCGGTGAGCCCGTCGGCGGCGAAATTGCCGAGCTCGATGTTGTCCTCGACGACCAGCACCGACATGCCGCTCCCGGCGACGGCAGGCGCGGTGGTCGGCGCCTGGCTCCAGGGCAACAGCGCCGCCGGCGCGCGCGGCAGATAGAGCGAGAAGGTGCTGCCTTTTCCGACCTCGCTGATCACGGTGACTTCGCCGCCGGATTGCCGGGCGAAGCCGAACACCTGCGACAGGCCGAGGCCAGTGCCCTGGCCGACCTGCTTGGTGGTGAAGAACGGCTCGAATATGCGGCCCAATTGTGCGGCGGGAATGCCGATGCCGGTATCGCTGACCGCAACGCAGATGAAGCCAAGACCTTTTGCGGCCTGGCTGCCCGACGCAGGCGCGAGCGTTTCAGGCACTGATGTCGCCGCGTGCACGGTGAAGACGATCCGGCCCTTGCCTTGCATGGCGTCGCGCGCGTTGGTCGCCATGTTGATCAGGGCCGTCTCGAACTGGCCGGCATCGGCATTGACGAGGCAGGGCTCGGCCGGCAGCTGCATCACGATCTCGATCGCAGGCCCCAGCAGCGTCGAGAGCATGTCGCGCAGCGACTGCATGCGATCGCCGGCGTCGAACACTTCCGGCTTCAAGGTCTGACGCCGCGCAAAGGCGAGAAGTTGCGAGGTCAGCTTGGCCGCGCGCGCCACGGCCTCCGCGATCGCCGTGATGTAGCGCTGCCGCCGCTCCTCGCTCAGTTGCGGCCGGTTCAAGAGATCGACGGAGGCGCGGATCACGGTCAGGAGGTTGTTGAAATCGTGCGCGACGCCGCCGGTGAGCTGGCCCAGTGCCTCCAGCCGCTGGCTGTGCTTGAGCGCCTCCTCCGCTTCGCGCCGCTTTGCCGCTTCGAGCTGGAGATGCTGGGTGCGCCGGAAGGCGAAGGCGAGCAGCACGAACAGCAGCGCGGTCGCGGGAGCGCCGAACACCAGATGCTGGCTGATGGCGGCGAGCCAGCGCGCGCGGATCGCCGAAGTCTCGAAGCCGGCGCTGACATAGATCGGATATTCGGCGACGCGCCGGTAGCCGATCCGCCGCTCGATCCCGTCCGATGGCCAGGCGATGGTCATCAGCCCATGATCGGGATGGACCGCGATGCTCCGGCCGACCGGGCCGTTGGGATCGAGCCGGAAGTCGTGGTCAAGGCGCGGGAAATGCGCCAGCATCGTGCCGTCGGTGCGTCCCATCGCAAAGAAGCTGCCGGGATCGGTGCCGATCCTGGCGTAGAAGCTCTCGAAATATTCCGGCAGCACGGAGGCCTGGATCACGCCGGTGAAGCTGCCGTCCTCGGACCAGCGGCGGCGGCTGACGCCGAAGAAGCGCGCGCCCTGATAGGGCAGGCGCGGCGTCAGCGTGGCGCCGATGTAAGTGCCGATGCTCTGGTCGACATGGGCATAGAAGTAATCGCGATCGGCAAAGCTCTGCTCCGGCGGCGGTGACGCCAGGCTGTTGACCAGCGCCTTGCCGTTGGCATCGAAGATCCAGGCCGATTTGAGCTGCGGCAGCGAATCGGAGAGCTGCTTCAGGCGCAGGTGCAGCGCGCCTTCCCGGGACCGGATGACATCGTCGGGCAGGTCGCGCACGACCTCGTTGAGTTCGGCAAGGCTGCGATCGATGGTCTCGAACACCTTGAGCGCGTGCTCATGCGCGACATCGAGCGCGCGCTCGATCTCCCGGTCGGCGATCTCCAGTGTCGAGTGGTACGAGATGGCGGAGGCAATGGCGAACAGCGCAATCGGCAGCGCCAGGGATGCAACCATCATCCACCGCAGCAGTTTCAGCGAATTGCGTTGCAGGCCCTGCACGGTCGCTCCGGTCCCCCGACCGGAGAGCTTACTTGAATCGTGCGCCGGGAAGGAAGCGGCTTATGGCGGAACCGGAGGTTGCAACCCGCCAATTCGCGCGTGCCGCGGGATGGAGAAGATTCTCCCTAAAATTCTTCCGTTCGGAGAACGCCCCGGCCGTTTCGGCCGGGGTTACCGCGGGACCAGGAGGGTCTCAGATCTGGCGCTCGACCATCTTGAGCTTGAGCTCGGCGATGGCTTCGGCCGGGTTCAGGCCCTTCGGGCAGGCCTTGGCGCAGTTCATGATGGTGTGGCAGCGATACAGCCGGAACGGGTCCTCGAGATTGTCGAGCCGCTCGCCGGTCGCTTCGTCACGCGAGTCAGACACCCAGCGGTTGGCCTGGAGCAGGGCCGCGGGGCCGAGATAGCGGTCGCTGTTCCACCAATAGCTCGGGCAGGAGGTCGAGCAGCAGGCGCACAGGATGCACTCGTAGAGGCCGTCGAGCTTCTCGCGGTCCTCGTGGCT encodes:
- a CDS encoding hybrid sensor histidine kinase/response regulator — protein: MQGLQRNSLKLLRWMMVASLALPIALFAIASAISYHSTLEIADREIERALDVAHEHALKVFETIDRSLAELNEVVRDLPDDVIRSREGALHLRLKQLSDSLPQLKSAWIFDANGKALVNSLASPPPEQSFADRDYFYAHVDQSIGTYIGATLTPRLPYQGARFFGVSRRRWSEDGSFTGVIQASVLPEYFESFYARIGTDPGSFFAMGRTDGTMLAHFPRLDHDFRLDPNGPVGRSIAVHPDHGLMTIAWPSDGIERRIGYRRVAEYPIYVSAGFETSAIRARWLAAISQHLVFGAPATALLFVLLAFAFRRTQHLQLEAAKRREAEEALKHSQRLEALGQLTGGVAHDFNNLLTVIRASVDLLNRPQLSEERRQRYITAIAEAVARAAKLTSQLLAFARRQTLKPEVFDAGDRMQSLRDMLSTLLGPAIEIVMQLPAEPCLVNADAGQFETALINMATNARDAMQGKGRIVFTVHAATSVPETLAPASGSQAAKGLGFICVAVSDTGIGIPAAQLGRIFEPFFTTKQVGQGTGLGLSQVFGFARQSGGEVTVISEVGKGSTFSLYLPRAPAALLPWSQAPTTAPAVAGSGMSVLVVEDNIELGNFAADGLTELGYSITLVDNATDALAELVSDADRFDVVFSDVVMPGMTGLDLAQAMRDRCINVPIVLTTGYSHTLSQDGVAGFELVQKPYSIEELSRVLHQAARLKQVRDGAAE